A genomic region of Rhodanobacter sp. contains the following coding sequences:
- the lptB gene encoding LPS export ABC transporter ATP-binding protein: MLSAEGLQKSFKARQVVRDFAFSIREGEVVGLLGPNGAGKTTCFYMVVGLIEADAGTIKLDQQDITGLPMHLRARLGIGYLPQEASVFRRLSVADNIMAVLELRDGLAPQQREAELESLLDELKIAHIATQKGLSLSGGERRRVEIARALAANPRYMLLDEPFAGVDPISVGEIQRIVRHLKERGIGVLITDHNVRETLGICDRAYILSDGAVLSRGTPAHILADEKVREVYLGREFKL, from the coding sequence ATGCTGTCCGCCGAAGGTCTGCAGAAAAGCTTCAAGGCACGTCAGGTGGTGCGCGATTTCGCCTTCTCCATCCGCGAGGGCGAGGTGGTGGGTCTGCTCGGCCCCAACGGCGCCGGCAAGACCACCTGCTTCTACATGGTGGTGGGCCTGATCGAGGCCGATGCCGGCACGATCAAGCTGGACCAGCAGGACATCACCGGCCTGCCGATGCACCTGCGCGCACGGCTCGGCATCGGCTATCTGCCGCAGGAGGCCTCGGTGTTCCGCCGGCTGTCGGTGGCGGACAACATCATGGCCGTGCTGGAGCTGCGCGACGGCCTCGCGCCGCAGCAGCGCGAGGCCGAGCTGGAAAGCCTGCTCGACGAACTGAAGATCGCCCACATCGCCACGCAGAAAGGCCTCAGCCTGTCCGGCGGCGAACGACGCCGCGTGGAAATTGCCCGCGCGCTGGCCGCCAATCCGCGCTACATGCTGCTGGACGAGCCCTTCGCCGGCGTCGACCCGATCTCGGTGGGCGAGATCCAGCGCATCGTGCGCCACCTCAAGGAACGCGGCATCGGCGTGCTGATCACCGACCACAACGTGCGCGAAACGCTGGGCATCTGCGACCGCGCCTACATCCTCAGCGACGGCGCGGTGCTGTCGCGCGGCACGCCTGCGCACATCCTCGCCGACGAGAAGGTGCGCGAGGTCTATCTGGGCCGCGAATTCAAGCTTTGA
- a CDS encoding KpsF/GutQ family sugar-phosphate isomerase, with protein sequence MNPRPAPHAAIEPQPDTIVRSARAVIATEAAAIAELGPRVDAAFVEACRLILACRGRVVVTGMGKSGHVARKIAATLASTGTPAFFVHPGEASHGDLGMIQPDDVVLALSYSGETDELLFILPMIKRQGIPLIALTGRPGSSLANQASVHIDGSISNEACPLGLAPTTSTTAALVLGDALAIALLEARGFTSDDFARSHPAGSLGRRLLLRISDVMHSGEDVPRVPPEASLTAALVEMTRKHLGMTAVVDENQRLLGVFTDGDLRRALDDEDVNLRGATVAALMTRGPKTIGPDKLAAEAAQLMEKHQIHALLVVDDGQHVVGALNIHDLLRARVV encoded by the coding sequence ATGAACCCACGCCCCGCCCCCCACGCCGCCATCGAACCGCAGCCGGACACCATCGTGCGCAGCGCCCGCGCGGTGATCGCCACCGAGGCGGCCGCCATCGCCGAGCTGGGGCCGCGGGTGGACGCCGCCTTCGTGGAGGCCTGCCGGCTGATCCTGGCCTGCCGCGGCCGCGTGGTGGTCACCGGCATGGGCAAGTCCGGGCACGTGGCACGCAAGATCGCCGCCACCCTGGCGTCCACCGGCACCCCGGCGTTCTTCGTGCATCCCGGCGAGGCCAGCCACGGCGACCTCGGCATGATCCAGCCCGACGACGTGGTGCTGGCGCTGTCCTACTCCGGCGAGACCGACGAACTGCTGTTCATCCTGCCGATGATCAAGCGCCAGGGCATCCCGCTGATCGCGCTCACCGGCAGGCCGGGCTCCTCGCTGGCCAACCAGGCCAGCGTGCACATCGACGGCAGCATCAGCAACGAGGCCTGCCCGCTGGGACTGGCCCCCACCACCAGCACCACGGCCGCCCTTGTGCTGGGCGATGCGCTGGCGATCGCGCTGCTGGAGGCGCGCGGCTTCACCTCCGACGACTTCGCCCGCTCGCACCCCGCCGGCAGCCTGGGCCGCCGCCTGTTGCTCAGGATCAGCGACGTGATGCACTCCGGCGAGGACGTGCCGCGCGTGCCGCCCGAGGCCAGCCTCACCGCCGCGCTGGTGGAGATGACCCGCAAGCACCTGGGCATGACCGCCGTGGTCGACGAGAACCAGCGCCTGCTCGGCGTGTTCACCGACGGCGACCTGCGCCGCGCGCTGGACGACGAGGACGTGAACCTGCGCGGCGCCACCGTGGCCGCACTGATGACCCGCGGCCCCAAGACCATCGGCCCGGACAAGCTGGCCGCCGAAGCGGCACAGCTGATGGAAAAACACCAGATCCACGCCCTGCTGGTGGTGGACGACGGGCAGCACGTGGTCGGCGCGCTGAACATTCATGATCTGCTGCGGGCGCGTGTGGTCTGA
- the purN gene encoding phosphoribosylglycinamide formyltransferase, whose translation MSEPLFKVAVLASGRGSNLGALIAARDAGALPAAFVLVASDKASAGALRLAEAAGIPSLALNPKDYPDRPSFDRALFARIAASGADLLVLAGFMRVIDATVVAAWEGRAINIHPSLLPKYPGLHTHRRCLEAGDAEHGASVHYVTAELDGGPVVAQARIPVGAGDTEETLARRLLAEEHRLLPAVVGAIAGGRLRWNGRAMFDGRPLTAPLTLAQLSP comes from the coding sequence GTGAGCGAACCCCTTTTCAAGGTCGCCGTGCTTGCCTCCGGCCGCGGCAGCAACCTCGGCGCGCTGATCGCCGCGCGCGATGCCGGCGCGTTGCCGGCGGCATTCGTGCTGGTGGCCAGCGACAAGGCTTCCGCCGGCGCGCTGCGGCTGGCCGAAGCGGCCGGCATCCCCAGCTTGGCGCTGAACCCGAAGGACTATCCGGACCGGCCAAGCTTCGACCGCGCGCTGTTCGCGCGGATCGCCGCCAGCGGTGCGGATCTGCTGGTGCTGGCCGGCTTCATGCGCGTGATCGACGCCACCGTGGTGGCCGCATGGGAAGGCCGTGCCATCAACATTCATCCCTCGCTGCTGCCGAAGTACCCCGGCCTGCACACGCACCGCCGCTGCCTCGAAGCTGGCGACGCGGAGCACGGCGCCAGCGTCCACTACGTCACCGCCGAACTGGACGGCGGCCCGGTAGTGGCGCAGGCGCGCATTCCCGTGGGCGCAGGCGACACCGAGGAAACCCTTGCGCGGCGCCTGCTGGCGGAAGAGCACCGGTTGCTTCCCGCCGTTGTCGGCGCCATCGCAGGCGGCCGCCTGCGCTGGAACGGCAGGGCGATGTTCGATGGCCGCCCGTTGACGGCGCCTCTCACGCTGGCGCAACTGTCGCCGTAG
- a CDS encoding AI-2E family transporter: MLSHEAHHRWQMLAIVAVIVFLLWRLSPMLMPFAVAAMLAYLGDPLADRLERLHVSRTLAVSIVFLLLVLLLGGALLLLIPLISHQVENLIQNVPRYVDWAEHTAWPWLQAKLHLDPRTFDSDRLVAAIKEHIGSVGGIAGQVLGKVSRSGLGFVLWLTNLVLIPVVTFYLLRDWDRLVAAIDCLLPRSVEPTIAYLARESDAVLGAFVRGQLLVMLALGIYYGATLSLVAGLSVGVLIGMVAGLLSFVPYLGFITGFGAAIIAALVQYGDWNHLLIVCGVFIVGQLLEGYVLVPKLVGEKIGLHPVAVIFAVLAGGELFGFLGVLLALPAASVVMVLLRYLMERYQHSELYTEQGEADPAIHEAIAEVDVEVSTAAGTVETRAVIETPSREPPARP, from the coding sequence ATGTTGAGCCACGAAGCCCATCACCGCTGGCAGATGTTGGCGATCGTCGCGGTCATCGTTTTCCTGCTGTGGCGGCTGTCGCCGATGCTGATGCCCTTCGCGGTGGCGGCGATGCTGGCCTACCTCGGCGATCCGCTGGCGGACCGGCTCGAACGCCTGCACGTGAGCCGCACGCTGGCGGTGAGCATCGTGTTCCTGCTGCTGGTCCTGCTGCTGGGCGGCGCCTTGCTGCTGCTGATCCCGTTGATCTCGCACCAGGTCGAAAACCTGATCCAGAACGTGCCGCGCTACGTGGATTGGGCCGAGCACACCGCGTGGCCGTGGCTGCAGGCCAAGCTGCACCTCGATCCGCGCACTTTCGACAGCGACCGGCTGGTCGCCGCGATCAAGGAGCACATCGGCTCGGTGGGCGGCATCGCCGGCCAGGTGCTGGGCAAGGTGTCGCGTTCCGGCCTGGGCTTCGTGCTGTGGCTCACCAACCTGGTGCTGATCCCGGTGGTGACGTTCTACCTGCTGCGCGACTGGGACCGGCTGGTGGCGGCCATCGACTGCCTGCTGCCGCGTTCGGTCGAACCCACCATCGCCTACCTCGCGCGCGAGTCGGATGCCGTGCTCGGCGCCTTCGTGCGCGGCCAGTTGCTGGTGATGCTGGCGCTGGGCATCTATTACGGCGCCACGCTGTCGCTGGTGGCCGGGCTGTCGGTGGGCGTGCTGATCGGCATGGTGGCGGGCCTGCTCAGCTTCGTGCCCTATCTGGGCTTCATCACCGGCTTCGGCGCGGCGATCATCGCCGCGCTGGTGCAGTACGGCGACTGGAACCACCTGCTGATCGTCTGCGGCGTGTTCATCGTCGGCCAGCTACTTGAGGGCTACGTGCTGGTGCCCAAGCTGGTCGGCGAGAAGATCGGCCTGCATCCGGTGGCGGTGATCTTCGCGGTGCTGGCCGGCGGCGAGCTGTTCGGTTTCCTCGGCGTGCTGCTGGCGCTGCCGGCCGCTTCGGTGGTGATGGTGCTGCTGCGCTACCTGATGGAGCGCTACCAGCACAGCGAGCTGTATACCGAGCAGGGCGAGGCCGATCCTGCCATCCACGAAGCGATCGCCGAAGTGGATGTCGAGGTGAGCACCGCGGCAGGCACGGTGGAGACCCGCGCGGTGATCGAGACGCCGTCGCGCGAACCGCCGGCCAGGCCATGA
- a CDS encoding HAD hydrolase family protein: protein MPANYLADIPADLLARAAKIRLAAFDVDGTLTDGRLWYGEDGRETKVFHVHDGLGLKRLQANGVQVAIITARISHPVALRAEELGIANVYQGQSDKRTCLRQLLEALKLAPEQAAFVGDDLPDLPAMRIAGLAVAVANAHPWVAEAAHWQTRLPGGQGAAREACDLILHAQGKSDAERERWQ, encoded by the coding sequence GTGCCCGCCAACTATCTCGCAGACATTCCCGCCGACCTCCTCGCCCGCGCCGCGAAAATCCGCCTGGCCGCGTTCGACGTGGACGGCACGCTGACCGACGGCCGGCTCTGGTACGGCGAGGACGGCCGCGAGACCAAGGTGTTCCACGTGCACGACGGCCTGGGCCTGAAGCGGCTGCAGGCGAACGGCGTGCAGGTGGCCATCATCACCGCGCGCATCAGCCACCCGGTGGCGCTGCGCGCCGAAGAACTCGGCATCGCCAACGTCTACCAGGGCCAGAGCGACAAGCGCACCTGCTTACGGCAGCTGCTGGAGGCGCTGAAGCTCGCTCCCGAGCAGGCCGCCTTCGTCGGCGACGACCTGCCCGACCTGCCGGCCATGCGTATCGCCGGCCTCGCCGTGGCGGTGGCCAACGCACATCCGTGGGTGGCCGAAGCCGCGCATTGGCAGACCCGCCTGCCCGGCGGCCAGGGCGCGGCACGCGAAGCCTGCGACCTGATCCTGCATGCGCAGGGCAAGAGCGACGCGGAGCGGGAGCGCTGGCAGTGA
- the hpf gene encoding ribosome hibernation promoting factor, producing MQFQLSGQQIEVTPALRQHVESRLDRLHRLDDKLISLTVILSVDKLQHRADATLGVKGATLHAEAAETDMYVSIDALFEKLVSQLRRHHEKVSDKHHRSARAEVQYG from the coding sequence ATGCAATTCCAACTCAGCGGCCAGCAGATCGAAGTCACCCCCGCGCTGCGCCAACACGTCGAGTCCCGGCTCGACCGCCTCCACCGCCTCGACGACAAGCTGATCAGCCTTACCGTGATCCTCTCGGTGGACAAGCTGCAACACCGCGCGGACGCCACGCTGGGCGTCAAGGGCGCCACCCTGCACGCCGAAGCCGCCGAGACCGACATGTACGTATCCATCGACGCGTTGTTCGAAAAACTGGTCTCGCAGTTGCGCCGACATCACGAAAAGGTTTCCGACAAGCACCACCGCTCCGCGCGCGCGGAGGTGCAGTACGGCTGA
- the hda gene encoding DnaA regulatory inactivator Hda, whose product MIPQLPLALRWPRRQRFEHFHAGANDAALAAVEALAHEPGAPWVYLHGPAGSGKSHLLMAACQAAGESGRSVQYLPLAKLADRAAAIRGVAGGALLAFDDLGAVAGDREAEHALFDLYNRAKAEGAALLFAAEATPAQLGLGLPDLRSRLGACTQFALKPLDDAERREVLKAQAGLRGIELDEGVLGWLFARHTRDLGALLDLLDRLDQASLAAQRRVTIPFLRGFLSES is encoded by the coding sequence ATGATCCCGCAATTGCCGCTCGCCCTGCGCTGGCCGCGCCGCCAGCGCTTCGAACATTTCCATGCCGGCGCCAACGATGCCGCGCTTGCGGCGGTCGAGGCGCTGGCGCACGAGCCCGGCGCGCCATGGGTGTACCTGCACGGTCCCGCGGGCAGCGGCAAGAGCCATCTGCTGATGGCGGCCTGCCAGGCCGCCGGCGAAAGCGGTCGGAGCGTGCAGTACCTGCCATTGGCGAAACTCGCGGATCGCGCCGCCGCGATCCGTGGTGTGGCCGGCGGCGCGCTGCTGGCATTCGACGACCTGGGCGCCGTGGCCGGCGATCGCGAGGCCGAACACGCCCTGTTCGACCTCTACAACCGCGCCAAGGCCGAGGGTGCGGCCTTGCTGTTCGCTGCCGAAGCCACGCCCGCGCAACTCGGGCTTGGATTGCCGGACCTGCGCTCCCGCCTCGGCGCCTGCACCCAGTTCGCGTTGAAGCCGCTGGACGACGCCGAGCGCCGTGAGGTACTCAAGGCCCAGGCCGGACTGCGCGGCATCGAACTGGATGAAGGCGTGCTGGGCTGGCTGTTCGCGCGGCACACCCGCGACCTTGGCGCGCTGCTCGACTTGCTCGACAGGCTCGATCAGGCCTCGCTCGCGGCGCAGCGGCGGGTGACGATCCCGTTCCTGCGCGGCTTCCTGAGCGAAAGTTGA
- a CDS encoding RNA polymerase factor sigma-54 has product MKPALQFRLHQQLTLTPQLQLAIRLLQLSQLELETELRQIAEGNPLLEFADESEDAPAEDEAAPETEYVQAPSQAETAADRGADSDDGAEWSDDGGGSVETPIDFSSAGGSGNARGDEDFEPQNAAPETLQQHLLWQLNLAGFNPRQTAIATVMIDALNADGYLVDGIEAVRAALPAGLDANLGEIEAVRRRLQGFDPLGVASLDLRDCLQSQLRQFDGATPQRELALAIVEGELELLARNDIAKLARKLHAGEDDVAAAAALIRSLDPRPGAALDATPVEYVAPDVYAVREGNRWQVRLNADAQPRLGLNQHYCNLIARARGDDASWMKGQLQEARWLLKSLESRAETLLKVAGAIVRRQSAFLDYGPEAMHPLVLREVAEEVGMHESTISRVTTRKYLHTPRGTFELKYFFSSGVSTEDGGSASATAIQAMLRKLIDAEDPRKPLSDQALAAELKSKGIQVARRTVAKYREGLRIPSSSERQRKN; this is encoded by the coding sequence ATGAAACCGGCACTGCAATTCCGCCTCCACCAGCAGCTCACCCTGACGCCGCAACTGCAATTGGCGATACGCCTGTTGCAGTTGTCGCAACTCGAGCTGGAAACGGAACTGCGGCAGATCGCCGAGGGCAATCCGCTGCTCGAATTCGCCGACGAGAGCGAAGACGCCCCCGCCGAGGACGAGGCCGCGCCCGAAACCGAATACGTGCAGGCGCCCAGCCAGGCCGAGACCGCCGCCGATCGCGGCGCGGACAGCGACGACGGCGCCGAGTGGAGCGACGATGGCGGCGGCAGCGTCGAAACGCCGATCGACTTCTCCAGCGCCGGCGGCAGCGGCAACGCGCGCGGCGACGAGGACTTCGAACCGCAGAACGCCGCGCCCGAAACCCTGCAGCAGCACTTGCTGTGGCAACTCAACCTGGCCGGTTTCAACCCGCGCCAGACCGCCATCGCCACGGTGATGATCGACGCGCTGAACGCCGACGGCTACCTCGTCGACGGCATCGAAGCCGTGCGCGCCGCGCTTCCGGCCGGCCTCGACGCCAACCTCGGCGAGATCGAGGCGGTGCGCCGCCGCCTGCAGGGCTTCGATCCGCTGGGCGTGGCCAGCCTCGACCTGCGCGACTGCCTGCAAAGCCAGTTGCGGCAGTTCGACGGCGCCACGCCGCAGCGCGAACTCGCGCTTGCCATCGTGGAAGGCGAACTGGAACTGCTGGCGCGCAACGACATCGCCAAGCTCGCGCGCAAGCTGCATGCCGGCGAGGACGACGTGGCGGCGGCCGCCGCGCTGATCCGCAGCCTGGACCCGCGTCCCGGCGCGGCGCTGGACGCGACGCCGGTGGAATACGTCGCTCCCGACGTCTATGCCGTGCGCGAGGGCAACCGTTGGCAGGTGCGCCTGAACGCGGACGCCCAGCCGCGACTGGGCCTCAACCAGCACTACTGCAACCTGATCGCCCGCGCCCGCGGCGACGACGCCAGCTGGATGAAGGGACAACTGCAAGAGGCGCGCTGGCTGCTCAAGAGTTTGGAATCGCGTGCCGAAACCCTGCTCAAGGTGGCCGGTGCCATCGTGCGGCGGCAAAGCGCCTTCCTCGACTACGGTCCCGAGGCCATGCACCCGCTGGTGCTGCGCGAAGTGGCCGAGGAAGTGGGCATGCACGAATCCACCATCTCGCGCGTCACCACGCGCAAGTACCTGCACACGCCGCGCGGCACCTTCGAACTGAAATACTTCTTTTCCAGCGGCGTCTCCACCGAGGACGGCGGCAGCGCTTCGGCCACCGCGATCCAGGCCATGCTGCGCAAGCTGATCGACGCCGAAGACCCACGCAAGCCGCTGTCCGACCAGGCGTTGGCGGCGGAGTTGAAGAGCAAGGGCATCCAGGTCGCGCGGCGCACCGTGGCCAAATACCGCGAAGGATTGCGCATCCCCAGTTCCAGCGAACGCCAGCGCAAGAATTGA
- a CDS encoding BolA/IbaG family iron-sulfur metabolism protein: protein MDPARIQTLIETGLPGAQAEVSGDDGVHFEATVVAGQFAGKLPLARHRLVYATLGELMGGAIHALALKTLTPEEAAARR from the coding sequence ATGGACCCAGCACGCATCCAGACCCTGATCGAAACCGGACTGCCCGGCGCGCAGGCCGAGGTCAGCGGCGACGATGGCGTGCACTTCGAGGCCACCGTGGTCGCCGGCCAGTTCGCCGGCAAGCTGCCGCTGGCGCGGCACCGGCTGGTCTACGCCACGCTGGGCGAGTTGATGGGCGGCGCGATCCACGCGCTGGCATTGAAGACGCTGACCCCCGAGGAAGCCGCGGCGCGCCGCTGA
- the hprK gene encoding HPr(Ser) kinase/phosphatase — MDRLTARQLFDGVNERMALRWIAGMRGESRMLEPGIAQSRRPSLIGYLNVIYPNKVQIIGTEELNFLDTMDSRQRWEAIHKIAATRPVALIVTKDQPVPPDLREVAEETDTPLWVSSKRGHELLTFLQYHLARQLAAKITLHGVFLEVFSIGVLITGEAGSGKSELALELISRGHRLVADDATEFTLIAPDVIDGTCPELLQDLLEVRGLGVLNVREMFGHMSVKPSKYLRLVIHLKPLRDGEDIDALTRLTGDIGHREVFDVKVPMITIPVAPGRNIAVLVEAAVRSHALKSKGIDPAQTFIDRQAHQLRRLPPW; from the coding sequence TTGGACCGCCTCACCGCACGACAACTCTTCGACGGCGTCAACGAGCGCATGGCGCTGCGTTGGATCGCCGGCATGCGCGGCGAATCGCGCATGCTGGAACCCGGCATCGCGCAATCGCGCCGGCCCTCGCTGATCGGCTACCTCAACGTCATCTACCCGAACAAGGTGCAGATCATCGGCACCGAGGAACTGAACTTCCTCGACACCATGGACTCGCGCCAGCGCTGGGAGGCGATCCACAAGATCGCCGCCACCCGGCCGGTGGCGCTGATCGTCACCAAGGACCAGCCGGTGCCGCCGGATCTGCGCGAGGTCGCCGAGGAGACCGACACGCCGCTGTGGGTCAGCTCCAAGCGCGGCCACGAGTTGCTGACCTTCCTGCAATACCACCTCGCGCGCCAGCTGGCGGCCAAGATCACCTTGCACGGCGTGTTCCTGGAAGTGTTTTCGATCGGCGTGCTGATCACCGGCGAGGCCGGCTCGGGAAAGAGCGAGTTGGCGTTGGAACTGATCAGCCGCGGCCACCGCCTGGTGGCGGACGACGCCACCGAGTTCACCCTGATCGCGCCGGACGTGATCGACGGCACCTGCCCCGAGTTGCTGCAGGACCTGCTGGAAGTGCGCGGCCTGGGCGTGCTCAACGTGCGCGAGATGTTCGGCCACATGTCGGTGAAGCCGTCCAAATACCTGCGTCTGGTGATCCACCTCAAGCCGCTGCGCGACGGCGAGGACATCGACGCGCTGACCCGCCTCACCGGCGACATCGGCCATCGCGAAGTATTCGACGTGAAGGTACCGATGATCACCATCCCGGTGGCGCCGGGCCGCAACATCGCCGTGCTGGTCGAGGCTGCGGTGCGCAGCCACGCACTGAAGAGCAAGGGCATCGACCCCGCGCAAACCTTCATCGACCGCCAAGCGCACCAGCTGCGCCGGCTGCCGCCATGGTGA
- the purM gene encoding phosphoribosylformylglycinamidine cyclo-ligase gives MSDALTYRAAGVDIDAGNALVERIKPLVKRTSRPEVMGGLGGFGGLFNLGGKYREPVLVSGTDGVGTKLKLAQELGRHDTIGIDLVGMCVNDVLVQGAEPLFFLDYFATGKLDVDTAAAVVGGIARGCELAGCALIGGETAEMPDMYPPGEYDLAGFTVGAVEKADLLSGDAIVAGDVVLGVASSGPHSNGYSLIRKIVERAGRPLDLDVGGVKLADALMAPTTIYVKPMLELIASQGPAVHGMAHVTGGGLKENIIRVVPDGLGLALDAGSLALPPVFDWLQREGKVAREEMWRTFNCGVGFTVILPRDAVAAASALLAQHGLASRVIGEVVKAAGDERVHIG, from the coding sequence ATGTCCGACGCCCTTACCTACCGCGCCGCCGGTGTCGATATCGACGCCGGCAATGCCCTCGTCGAACGCATCAAGCCGCTGGTCAAGCGCACCAGCCGCCCCGAGGTGATGGGCGGCCTGGGCGGCTTCGGCGGCCTGTTCAACCTCGGCGGCAAGTACCGGGAGCCGGTGCTGGTCTCCGGCACCGACGGCGTGGGCACCAAGCTCAAGCTGGCCCAGGAGCTGGGCCGCCACGACACCATCGGCATCGACCTGGTCGGCATGTGCGTGAACGACGTGCTGGTACAGGGCGCCGAGCCGCTGTTCTTCCTCGACTACTTCGCCACCGGCAAGCTGGACGTGGACACCGCCGCGGCCGTGGTGGGCGGTATCGCCAGGGGCTGCGAACTGGCCGGCTGCGCGCTGATCGGCGGCGAAACCGCCGAGATGCCCGACATGTACCCGCCAGGCGAATACGACCTCGCCGGGTTCACCGTGGGCGCGGTGGAAAAGGCCGACCTGCTCTCCGGCGACGCCATCGTGGCCGGCGACGTGGTGCTGGGCGTGGCTTCCAGCGGCCCGCACTCCAACGGCTATTCGCTGATCCGCAAGATCGTCGAGCGCGCCGGCCGCCCGCTGGATCTCGACGTGGGCGGCGTGAAGCTCGCCGATGCGCTGATGGCGCCCACCACGATCTACGTGAAGCCCATGCTGGAATTGATCGCGTCGCAAGGCCCGGCCGTCCACGGCATGGCCCACGTCACCGGCGGCGGCCTCAAGGAAAACATCATCCGCGTGGTGCCCGACGGCCTCGGCCTCGCACTCGACGCGGGCAGCCTCGCCCTGCCGCCGGTGTTCGACTGGCTGCAGCGCGAAGGCAAGGTGGCGCGCGAGGAGATGTGGCGCACCTTCAATTGCGGCGTCGGCTTCACCGTGATCCTGCCGCGCGATGCGGTGGCCGCGGCATCCGCCCTGCTGGCGCAGCACGGACTGGCCAGCCGCGTGATCGGCGAAGTGGTGAAGGCGGCGGGCGACGAGCGCGTCCACATCGGCTGA
- the murA gene encoding UDP-N-acetylglucosamine 1-carboxyvinyltransferase: MAKILINGGVPLQGEVGISGAKNAVLPILAACLLADAPVSIGNVPHLHDVTTFIELLGQMGVQLVLDDRMKIHVDPRTTSTCIAPYDLVRTMRASILVLGPLVARFGQAEVSLPGGCAIGSRPVDQHIRGLQALGAEITVENGYIKARAKRLKGARIVMDMVTVTGTENILMAATLAEGTTVIENAAQEPEVVDLAHCLIAMGAKIEGVGTSTLVVHGVDRLHGADYQVLPDRIETGTFLVGAAMTGGKVRARGARANTMDAVLAKLEDAGAHIASGEDWIELDMGGRRPKAVNITTAPYPAFPTDMQAQFTALNCVAEGTGIITETVFENRFMHAHELQRLGADIQLEGNTAVIKGVNQMSGAPIMATDLRASACLVLAGLVAQGDTTVDRVYHIDRGYENIEEKLGTLGARIRRLPN; this comes from the coding sequence ATGGCCAAGATCCTGATCAACGGCGGCGTGCCGCTCCAGGGCGAGGTGGGCATTTCCGGCGCCAAGAACGCCGTGCTGCCCATCCTCGCCGCCTGCCTGCTGGCCGACGCGCCGGTGAGCATCGGCAACGTGCCGCACCTGCACGACGTCACCACCTTCATCGAGCTGCTCGGCCAGATGGGCGTGCAGCTGGTGCTGGACGACCGCATGAAGATCCACGTCGACCCGCGCACCACCAGCACCTGCATCGCGCCCTACGACCTGGTGCGCACCATGCGCGCCTCGATCCTGGTGCTGGGCCCGCTGGTGGCGCGCTTCGGCCAGGCGGAGGTGTCGCTGCCCGGCGGCTGCGCCATCGGCTCGCGTCCGGTGGACCAGCACATCCGCGGCCTGCAGGCGCTGGGCGCCGAGATCACCGTGGAGAACGGCTACATCAAGGCGCGCGCCAAGCGGCTCAAGGGCGCGCGCATCGTGATGGACATGGTCACCGTCACCGGCACCGAAAACATCCTGATGGCAGCCACCCTGGCCGAAGGCACCACGGTGATCGAGAACGCCGCGCAGGAACCCGAAGTGGTCGACCTCGCGCACTGCCTGATCGCCATGGGCGCGAAGATCGAAGGCGTGGGCACCTCGACCCTGGTGGTCCACGGCGTGGACCGACTGCACGGCGCCGACTACCAGGTGCTGCCCGACCGCATCGAGACCGGCACCTTCCTGGTCGGTGCGGCGATGACCGGCGGCAAGGTGCGCGCCCGCGGCGCCCGCGCCAACACCATGGACGCGGTGCTGGCCAAGCTGGAGGACGCCGGCGCGCACATCGCCAGCGGCGAGGACTGGATCGAACTCGACATGGGCGGACGTCGGCCGAAGGCGGTCAACATCACCACCGCGCCGTACCCCGCGTTTCCCACCGACATGCAGGCCCAGTTCACCGCGCTCAACTGCGTGGCCGAGGGCACCGGCATCATCACCGAGACGGTGTTCGAGAACCGCTTCATGCATGCCCACGAGCTGCAGCGCCTCGGCGCCGACATCCAGCTCGAGGGCAACACCGCCGTCATCAAGGGCGTGAACCAGATGAGCGGCGCACCGATCATGGCCACCGACCTGCGCGCCTCCGCCTGCCTCGTGCTGGCCGGCCTGGTGGCGCAGGGCGACACCACGGTCGACCGCGTGTACCACATCGACCGCGGCTACGAGAACATCGAGGAAAAGCTCGGCACGCTGGGTGCGCGGATCCGGCGCCTGCCCAACTGA